From the Astyanax mexicanus isolate ESR-SI-001 chromosome 12, AstMex3_surface, whole genome shotgun sequence genome, the window GCTGTATTTACACAGGAAtttaagcatagatgggatttggagtcacacatcTATGCAAAAAAAAACGTCTGTGAAggattttattgtttatatttcatggtaaaattTATTGTTCTGCCTTCCCCTAAGGAatgcattattttattcattttctagaGTAACTTGATTTTGTGACAGTCAgatgctgccatctagtggctaTTTTCTTAACAGGAAGTACACAATTGAAGCTCAGCCCACATCCTGTGTTGTTTGAGAGGGAAGGCCATGTTTTCTCAGTCTACAGTGTTTCTCTCTGGGAATCCATCTTAATCCCTTGAGTTGTGGACATTATTTGTCTTTTTACCCATCTTTATCAACAAATACTTTATGTATCTTGCTGAATCTTcgattaaaaacaagaaaagaaagccTTGTGGACTAATTTGAAGATCAAGGGTTAGCTAGCTGTCTAGCATTGCACACTTTAGGACACAGTGCGAGGGCAGCATAGTAAAAAGACAAGAACACGGCGAACTCAAGCATTACAAGATGTCCGAAGAAAACAATATGCTACACCGGGAAAATGTAGAAGGGGATGCCGCCATCGAACAGCTTCAAGGCGCAGCTGCCCCAGAACCACTGATTGACTGTCAGCAGGCAAACAACAGGCAAGAACCTTTTCAAACACCAGATACTCGGTCACGAATATCAAAAAGATCTAGTGAATCAACCTCTACAGCAGCTGCTAGAGCACGTGCCAAAGCAAAGGCTGCTCAGGCTCAGCTTGTGTTTGCCGAAAAAGAAGCAAGCCTGATGAGAAAGAAAGCTGCACTTTGTGGTGAACTCGAAGCCAGTCTCCATGTTCTCAAGATACAGAGGGATGCCGCTGCTGCCGAGGCTGAGGCTGCAGCCTATGAGGAAGAACAAGAGATTGAAAGTGAGGAGAGGAGCTACAAACCATATGTACCAGGAAATCCactcagtgcttttgaacgtgcAAATAACTATGTCCAGCAACACTCAGCATTCTTTGGCAGACAACCATCACCACCACCGGTAAATATGCCGCTACACTCATTCAGTGTACCCAGCTATCCAGCCCCACTGCACAGACCTACTGTaataaagaaagaagagaaaagtgaTCCATCTCCAGTCAAACATTATCTAATGCCACCTCACCAGCCTCCCCGGGTCTTCCAGGAACCGCAACAAGCACAAGACCTCGCCAGGTACCTTATGCGGAGAGAGATTGTGAGCTCCGGCCTTTTACAATTCGATGACCGCCCTGAGCACTACCGGTCATGGAAAGCGTCCTTCCTGAGTGCCACCCAGGACCTCAACCTGTCATCCAGAGAAGAACTGGATCTGCTGGTAAAGTGGCTCGGCACTGACTCTGCTGAACAGGCAAGGCGGCTTCGCTCTGTACATGTCCTGGATCCTGCTGCAGGCCTCCGTATGGTCTGGCAACGCATGGAAGACTGCTATGGAACACCAGAAGCTATGGAGCATGCATTGCTTAAAAAGATAGAAGAATTTCCAAGGCTAACAAACAAGGACAATGTCAAACTCAGGGAACTAGGGGATCTCCTCCTTGAACTGGAGTGTGCCAAAGATGAGGGATACTTACCTGGCCTCGCCTTCTTGGACACAGCTCGTGGGGTAAACCCTATCGCAGAGAAGCTACCCCATAGCCTACAGGAGAAGTGGATAACCATGGGCTCCAAGTACAAAACAGATCATGGAGTAGCCTTCCctccattctctctcttctcACAGTTCATCCGGCAACAAGCTAAGGTGAGAAATGACCCCAGCTTTGCCTTCACCCCTAGCAGCTTTACATCACAGAATCCAGAGAAATTTGTTAAGCCCAAATACAGAGCCTCTGTGAGTGTGCACAAAACAGACGTCACACCCAAATCCACCGACAGCAACTCCAGCACTGCTGAGAAGAAAATGAGTGAACCAGACCGTGAGTGTCCCATACATAGAAAGCCTCACCCACTCAAAAAGTGTAGAGTCTTCCGTATTAAGCCCATAGAAGAACGCAGGGCCTATCTGAAAGACAACCGCATCTGCTACAAGTGCTGTGGTTCTACTCAACATATGGCAAAAGACTGCAAAGTGCCAATTAAATGTGCGGAGTGCAACAGCGAAAGACACATCGCAGCACTACATCCAGGCCCTCCCACACCCAAAGATGGTGCTGTCACAGAGAAGGAGGAAAGCGGGGAGTTGGACGAAGACATGCCGACAGTCACAGCCAGTTGCACAGAGGTTTGTGGAAATTCAGATATCCCACGCTCATGTGCCAAGATCTGCCCAATCAGAGTTTACCCAGCTGGGAAGAAAGAGAAAGCTGTCAAGATATATGCAGTACTGGACGAACAGAGTAACAAGTCACTCGCAAAGAAAGGATTCTTCAAACTCTTTGATGTAAAAGCCAGTTCAGCCCCATACACACTGAAGACCTGTGCGGGGACAATGCACACTTCTGGCCGACGAGTAAGCAACTTCATGCTTGAGTCTTTAGATGGGAAATTGCAGCTACCCCTACCCACACTGATCGAGTGTGACATGATACCGGATGATAGAGCTGAAATCCCATATCCTGAGGTAGCACAACACCATCCCCACCTACAGTCAGTTGCAAACAAGATTCCACCTGTGGACCCTGATGCTCCCATCCTAATTCTCCTAGGAAGAGACATCCTGCAAGTCCATAAGGTGCGTGAACAAATCAATGGGCCACACAACTCTCCTTATGCGCAGCGGCTTGACCTAGGCTGGGTCATTGTGGGAGAAGCATGCCTCGGAGCAGTTCACAAGCCAGTTGAAGTCAACGTTTACAAAGCCAATGTGCTGCAGAATGGCCGAACATCATTTCTTTGTCCATGTCCAAACAATATTCAAGTAAAGGAGGGCTACAGTGGCACACCACAGCACCACCATGCATTCTTCCCCCATCAGGATGAAGCAAATCTGGTCAAGAGGACAGATGATTTAGGCCACTCTCTATTCGAGAGCTCCAAAGACGACAACAAACCAGCATTGTCAATAGACGACAGAGCTTTCCTGACTATCATGGAGAAAGAGGTCTATCAGGACACCGATCACAGCTGGGTAGCACCCCTACCATTCCGGGCATCACGGCAATCCCTCCCAAGCAATCGGGAACAGGCTGTAAAGCGTCTCAGCTCACTCAAGAAGACTCTGGAGAAAAAGCAAGAGACCAAAAGACACTATGCGGAGTTTGTGCAAAAAATGCTGGATAATGACCAGGCTGAGCATGCGCCTCCACTAGAGCCAGGTAAAGAGCACTGGTACCTCCCCACATTCGGTGTTTATCACCCAAAGAAGCCAGATCAAATAAGAGTAGTGTTCGACTCAAGCGCTACATGTGATGGTGTATCCCTGAATGATGTACTTCTTAGCGGCCCAGACTTGAATAATACACTGCTAGGAGTACTCCTAAGGTTCAGGAAAGAGCCTGTAGCTGTTACAGCTGATGTGCAGCAAATGTTTTATTGCTTTGTGGTCAGAAAGGATCATAGAGACTACCTGCGCTTCCTCTGGTACGAGGACAGTGACTTTGCCAAAAACATAGTGGAATACAGGATGAAAGTCCATGTATTTGGAAATACACCATCACCTGCAATCGCCATATACTGTATGAGACGGGCCGCCAAAAAAGGTGAAGCAGAATATGGCTCTGATGCAAGACAGTTCGTGGAGCGTCAGTTTTATGTAGACGATGCGTTGACCTCTGTGACCTCTCCAGAGCAAGCCATAGACCTCCTGACACGAACCAGAGAAATGCTGGCCGAATCCAACTTGCTGCTACATAAGATAGCATCAAACAGTGAACAAGTGATGGAGGCTTTCCCCGAGGACGATCGATCCAAAGACCTGAAAGACCTGGATCTCGGCTCAGATCCTCTGCCCCTTCAGAGAAGCCTGGGCCTTTCCTGGAATCTGGAAACAGACAGCTTTACGTTCCAGGTGTCCCGGGAAGTGAAGCCATACACCCGTAGAGGTATCTTATCCACTGTTAACAGCTTATATGACCCTCTCGGGTTTATTGCTCCAGTCATACTACAAGGGAAAGCATTAGTGCGAGAACTCTCTACAGAGCAGGGGTGGGACACACCACTTAACTCGGAAAAAGAACCAAAATGGAAAATGTGGAGAGAATCACTAAATGCTCTGGAAGACCTGCAAATAAAGAGATGCTACATCCCCATGCCACTGTCTTCCACACAGAGAAAAGAACTCTGCATTTTCTGCGATGCATCTACAACAGCGATAGGGGCTGTTGCCTACCTGAGAACAATTGATGCCAATGGCAACCCACACGTAGGGTTTGTTATGGGAAAGTCCAAGCTGGCCCCCCGGCCTGCCCATACTATCCCCCGCCTTGAACTTTGCGCAGCTGTATTGGCAGTTCAGATGTATGAGCTGATCAGGGATGAAATGGACATGCATGTGGATACAGTCAGGTTTTTCACTGACAGCAAAATTGTTCTGGGGTACATTCATAATTCATCCAGACGATTTTACGTGTATGTATCC encodes:
- the LOC125806060 gene encoding uncharacterized protein LOC125806060, with translation MSEENNMLHRENVEGDAAIEQLQGAAAPEPLIDCQQANNRQEPFQTPDTRSRISKRSSESTSTAAARARAKAKAAQAQLVFAEKEASLMRKKAALCGELEASLHVLKIQRDAAAAEAEAAAYEEEQEIESEERSYKPYVPGNPLSAFERANNYVQQHSAFFGRQPSPPPVNMPLHSFSVPSYPAPLHRPTVIKKEEKSDPSPVKHYLMPPHQPPRVFQEPQQAQDLARYLMRREIVSSGLLQFDDRPEHYRSWKASFLSATQDLNLSSREELDLLVKWLGTDSAEQARRLRSVHVLDPAAGLRMVWQRMEDCYGTPEAMEHALLKKIEEFPRLTNKDNVKLRELGDLLLELECAKDEGYLPGLAFLDTARGVNPIAEKLPHSLQEKWITMGSKYKTDHGVAFPPFSLFSQFIRQQAKVRNDPSFAFTPSSFTSQNPEKFVKPKYRASVSVHKTDVTPKSTDSNSSTAEKKMSEPDRECPIHRKPHPLKKCRVFRIKPIEERRAYLKDNRICYKCCGSTQHMAKDCKVPIKCAECNSERHIAALHPGPPTPKDGAVTEKEESGELDEDMPTVTASCTEVCGNSDIPRSCAKICPIRVYPAGKKEKAVKIYAVLDEQSNKSLAKKGFFKLFDVKASSAPYTLKTCAGTMHTSGRRVSNFMLESLDGKLQLPLPTLIECDMIPDDRAEIPYPEVAQHHPHLQSVANKIPPVDPDAPILILLGRDILQVHKVREQINGPHNSPYAQRLDLGWVIVGEACLGAVHKPVEVNVYKANVLQNGRTSFLCPCPNNIQVKEGYSGTPQHHHAFFPHQDEANLVKRTDDLGHSLFESSKDDNKPALSIDDRAFLTIMEKEVYQDTDHSWVAPLPFRASRQSLPSNREQAVKRLSSLKKTLEKKQETKRHYAEFVQKMLDNDQAEHAPPLEPGKEHWYLPTFGVYHPKKPDQIRVVFDSSATCDGVSLNDVLLSGPDLNNTLLGVLLRFRKEPVAVTADVQQMFYCFVVRKDHRDYLRFLWYEDSDFAKNIVEYRMKVHVFGNTPSPAIAIYCMRRAAKKGEAEYGSDARQFVERQFYVDDALTSVTSPEQAIDLLTRTREMLAESNLLLHKIASNSEQVMEAFPEDDRSKDLKDLDLGSDPLPLQRSLGLSWNLETDSFTFQVSREVKPYTRRGILSTVNSLYDPLGFIAPVILQGKALVRELSTEQGWDTPLNSEKEPKWKMWRESLNALEDLQIKRCYIPMPLSSTQRKELCIFCDASTTAIGAVAYLRTIDANGNPHVGFVMGKSKLAPRPAHTIPRLELCAAVLAVQMYELIRDEMDMHVDTVRFFTDSKIVLGYIHNSSRRFYVYVSNRVTRIRRSTNPDQWTYIHTDHNSADHATRFMLAEQLQQSSWLSGPSFLSRNNPEEIPKPHTFTLVEPDTDAEVRPEVTALATRAMDAQLGSKRFERFSQWKNLCNTTAKLIHVAAAFKGSPASSKHKGWNCFIDRLSISELSQAKSVIIRAVQQDAFEVELECLKEGKTLPKHSPLKKLNPVADKDNLLRVGGRLSSAPDLSREEKHPLIIPRTHHIATLLVRHYHEQIVHQGRHITEGAVRAAGYWIIGGKRLVSSVIHKCVTCRKLRGRLQEQKMADLPTDRLTPEPPFTHVGLDVFGPWAIMTRRTRGGSADSKRWAVIFTCMATRAVHLELLESMTTDSFINALRRFFAVRGPARLLRSDRGTNFVGACKELGINMEDSTITAYLQSKGCSWVFNPPHASHMGGAWERLIGIARRILDAMLLQTGHTRLTHEVLSTLMAEVMAIINARPLVAVSSDPDMPTVLTPALLLTQKISTVSAPSGNFQMAELHGKQWKHVQCLANTFWKRWRRDYLSTLQGRRKWTDDQPNVKPGDVVLLKDSQAHRNEWPVGVIVNTLPSSDKRIRKVEVKIVKDGTVRVLLRPISELVVLLSE